From the Magnetofaba australis IT-1 genome, the window TGGCCAACGCCATCACCCTGACGCCCGGCACGCTGACCGTTGAACTGGACGGCGAGTGGCTCTTCATCCACTGGGTCACCGCCCAGGCCGACGACGTGGAGGCGGCCACCGCCGCCATCGTCACCGGCTTTGAGAAGCACCTGGAGGCGATGTATGGCTGACCTGCTGATTCCCGTGGCGGGCGTGTTGATCGCCATCGCCCTGCTGCTGGCCCTCTACCGCTTTGTCTGCGGCCCCACCACGGCGGACCGCATCGCCGCGTTTGACGTGGCCACGGTGGCCTCCATCGGCGGCATTGCGCTGATCGCGCTGCTGGCCGAGCGGGCGATCTATCTGGACGCGGCCCTGGTTTACGGGCTGCTCTCCTTCCTCGGCGTCATTGTGGCGGCGCGTTATCTGGATCGGGGGTTGTGATGTTGACCGATATCGGCGCCGTGTTGATGACCCTGGGCGCGCTGTTCCTGCTGCTGGGCGGGTTGGGGCTGGTGCGCATGCCCGATCTCTACAACCGCATTCAGGCGGGGACCAAAGCCACCACCCTGGGGCTGATGTTGCTGCTTATCGGGGTGGGCTTCCTGCACCCGGATTGGTGGAACAAGCTGTTGCTGCTGGGGCTGTTCCTACTGTTCACCAACCCGCTGTCGGCGCAGGTGCTGGCCCGTGCGGCCCACCGCAGCGGCGTGAGTCCCGCCCCGCAGACGCGGGTGGATCGTCTGGCCGAAGCCACGGGAGAGGAGCCATGAGTTCCCTGATGCTCGCCATCGCCGCATTTACCGTGCTGGCGATGCTGGCGGCGGCGCTGATCGCCACCTTCAGCAAGAGTCTGTCGGCGTCGATTCTGGCCGCCGGACTGGTCAGTCTGCTGGCCTCGGTGCTGTTTCTGGTGCTGGCTGCGCCCGACGTGGCCATGACCGAAGCGGCCATCGGCAGCGGTCTGACCACTTTCCTATTCTTTTTTGTGCTGGCCCGGGTGCGGGGAGGCGACAATGACTAACCGCATCGCCGTGATCGTGCTGCTGCTGGGGTTGGGCGGGGTGTTCGCCAATCTGCTGATGGGCTACGTCCCCGACGCCGACCTCAACCGCAGCGGCGCCTACTACGCGCAGCACACCGCCGCCGAGACCGGTTCGGCCAACGTGGTGACCGCCATCATCGTCACCTATCGCGGCCTGGACACCCTGGGCGAGGTGACGGTGCTGTTCCTCACCGCCGCCATCCTCGGTCTGGCGCTGGCGCTGGAGAGTCGGCCCCAGGCCGCGCCGCGTCCGCCCAGCGGCGAGCTGCTCACCACCGGATCGCGCCTGCTGGCGCCGCTCATCGTGTTGTTCGGCGTCTATGTGTTCTTGAACGGCCACCTGACGCCGGGCGGCGGCTTCCAGGGCGGCGCGATTCTGGCCTCGGCCACGCTGCTGCTGCTGCTCACCGATCCGCTCAAGAAGTTCGGCCATGGGCTGATCTCGCGGGTGGAGTCGGGCTCCGGCTTCTTCTACGTGAGCATCGGCGTGCTGGGCATGGTGCTGGCGGGGGGCTTCCTGGATAACCGCATTCTGCCCCTGGGGACCTTTGGTTCGCTGCTGTCGGCGGGGGCGATTCCGCTGATCTACAGCCTGATTGGATTGAAGGTGGGGGCGGAGTTCAGCTCCATGCTGGCCAACCTCGCCGACACGGAGGAGCGCAAATGATCGCCAAAATCGCCATGGCCTCGGGCTTTGCGCTGATTCTCATCGGTCTCTACGGCGCCCTGACCCATCGCAACATGCTGCGCATGATCGTCTCCTTCACCATCGCCAGCACCGGCGTCAATGTGGCGCTGGTGGCGGTGGGGTGGATGCTGGGCCGCACCGCGCCGATTCTCGACGCGGCGGTTCCCGTCACTGAGGCGCTGCAGCGGGTGATCGACCCGGTGCCGCAGGCGTTGGTGCTGACCGCCATCGTCATCGGTCTGGGGGTCACCGCGCTGATGCTGGCCTACGCCTATCGGCTGCACGCCACCAAAGGCGGTTTGGACATCACCGACCACACGGAGTTGAAATGGTGAGCGCCATCCTGATCATCGCCGTCGCGCTGGGCGCGGCGTTCTTCCTGGGGCTGATGCCCGCCCGCGCCGAGGGCGCGGCCTACCGGGTGATGCTGGCGGCGCTGGCCGTCATGGGACTCATCGCGGGCGGCTGCGTGTGGCTGTTCGCCACCAGCAACGCCGCGCCGGTGGACATCCGCACCGCAGGCTTCCAGCCGCCGTTCTCCATCAATTTGCGCATGGGGCTGAGCGAGGCGGCGCTGTCGCTGACGGTGATCCTTACCGCGCTGCTGTCGGCCATCGCTTTGAGCGAGCCGCTGCAACGGTTGGGACGGCGCGCCATGGCGGTGCTGCTGATTCTCACCATGGCGCTGTGCGGCGTCATCGCCACCCGCGACATCTTCAACCTGTTCGTCTTCTTCGAACTGGTGGTGATCGCCACCGCCGGGTTGGTGCTGCTGTCGGCGGACTCCCGCGCGCTGACCGCGGGCTTCAAGTATCTGATCGTCTCCCAGGTGATCTCCATCTTCATGCTGGTGGGCATTATCTTCGTCTACCATGCGGGCGGCAGCCTGAATATTGACGACCTGCACAGCGTCGGCATGATGGGCGGCGTGGCCAAAGGCGCGGCGCTGGCCTTCTTCCTGCTGTTCATCGCCGTGGTCACCGAACTCAAACCGTTCCCCGCCAACGGCTGGGCGCTGGATCTCTACGAATCGGCCCACCCGGCCTTCTCCGCCATCTTCTCGGTGGCGTCGGGGGCGGCGGCGCTGTTTGCGGCGGACAAGATGCTGCTGCTGGGCGGGAGCGGCTGGACCATGGCGGCCACCGCCATCGGCCTGTTCAGCTTCGTCGGCTCCAACCTGTTCGCCCTGGCGCAGCGCGCCGACCGCCGCCTGTTGGGCTACTCCTCCATCGCCCAGACCGGCCTGCTCTTGGCGGTAATGGCGCAGCGCGATCTGCTGGGCGACAAATTCCTGTATGTCATCGGCGGTCTGCTGGTGGCCCATGGGGTGGGCAAGGCGGGTCTCTACTGGCTCTCCGCCCTGGTCAAAGGGCGCGAACTGCGCGACTGGGCGGCCCTGCGCCACAGCCCGTGGCTGATTCTGGCCTTTGTCACCTTCGCCGCGCTGCTCATCGGCCTGCCGCCGTTCCCCGGCTTCTACGCCAAGTGGGATCTGATGCACCTGCTGGCCGCCGACGGGCGCTATTGGATGATGTTCCTGATCCTGGCGGGCGCGCTGCTGGAAGCGGTCTATCTGATGCGCTGGTTCGGCGCCATCATCAAGGGCGACATGGGAGCCGACAAGCCCGAAGCCGACAGCGGCGCCGCCTTCGTGGTGGGCGCGGCCATCGCGCTGGGGTGGGGGCTGGGCTATCTGTGGGGCGAGCTGTCTGGTTACGGCAACCCGCTGCACACATTCCCGCTGCTGTTCGCCCTGGCCTTTGTGGTCCTGGAGCGCTTCCCGGTTGCGCTGAAGAACACCCTGGCCATCGCCGGATTGGTCGCCTGGTTCGCCAGTCGCACCATCTACTACGATCCCATTCAGATGATCTTCGGCGCGGTGATGCTGATTGGCGGCGCGCTGACGCTGCTGGCCAGCTACCATGTGAAGGGTCAGCGCATCGGCTTCTATCCCGGCGCGATGCTGATGTATGGCGGTCTGGCGCTGCTCATCGAAGCCCACACCAGCTTCGACTTCTTCGTCGCCTGGGAGCTGCTCACGGTGGGCTCCTACTTCCTGATCCTGCGCGGCAAGGAGTCCGAGCCCCACGCGCTCTCCTATATTCTATTCTCCCTGGGCGGCGCGTTCGCCATTCTGGCGGGCTTCGCCATCGCCGGGCAGGGCAATGCGGCGCTGCCCATCGCGGCGCTGGGTTCGGTGCCGACCACGCTGGCCCCGGCCATCTTCATCCTGCTGGCGCTGGGCTTCATGACCAAAACCGCCTCCATCGGTCTGCACATCTGGCTGCCGGGGGCCCACGCCGAGGCCGAGACCGATGTGTCGCCCATGGTGTCGGGGATTCTGCTCAAGGCCGGTCTGTTCGGCATCCTGATCCTGTTGCTCAACATGGGCAAACAGCAGCTCTATGGGGTGGAGTTGACCCACGTGATGCTGTGGATCGGCGGTCTGTCGGCGCTGCTGGGCAACCTCATGGCGATCTTCCAGGAGGACGCCAAGCGTCTGCTGGCCTATTCGTCCATCGGCCAGATGGGCTATGCGCTGTTCGGTCTGGCGCTAATGAACCATCTGGGTTGGCTGATGGCGCTGATGTTTGTCATCGGCCACTTCGTCTACAAAGCGATGCTGTTCCTCTCCGTGGGCGGCGTGGCCAAGATGACCGGCACCCGGCAGATGTATCGCATGGGCGGGCTGGTCAAGTTGATGCCGCTCTCCTTCATCGCCGTGCTCATTGGCATCATCGCCGTCTCCGGTTTGCCGCCGCTGACCGGCTTCGCTGGGCGCTGGATCTTCTACAACGCCATTCTGGACGCCGATACCCGTCTGCCCATGCTGCTGATCTTCCTGGCCGGGCCCATCGCCTTCCTCTACCTGTTCCGCCTGATCTATACGATCTTCCTGGGGCAGTTGAAGGATGAGCATCGTCGGGTGAAGGATCCGGGCTTCTGGATCATCGCCCCGCAGATGATCTACGTGGCGATTCTCATGGCGGTGGCGATCTTCCCGGGTATGGCGCTGCGCAAGGTCAACGCCTTCCTGAAGACGATCTTCCCCGACGGCGGGTTGACCTGGAATCCGTCCGCTGCGGGCGATCTAGGGACCACCATCAGCAGTCAGTTCGGCTACTGGAACCCCATCGCCATCATGTGCATCGTCGCCGGGATCTTCGGCACGGTGTTC encodes:
- a CDS encoding monovalent cation/H+ antiporter complex subunit F — encoded protein: MADLLIPVAGVLIAIALLLALYRFVCGPTTADRIAAFDVATVASIGGIALIALLAERAIYLDAALVYGLLSFLGVIVAARYLDRGL
- the mnhG gene encoding monovalent cation/H(+) antiporter subunit G produces the protein MLTDIGAVLMTLGALFLLLGGLGLVRMPDLYNRIQAGTKATTLGLMLLLIGVGFLHPDWWNKLLLLGLFLLFTNPLSAQVLARAAHRSGVSPAPQTRVDRLAEATGEEP
- a CDS encoding Na(+)/H(+) antiporter subunit B, with the protein product MSSLMLAIAAFTVLAMLAAALIATFSKSLSASILAAGLVSLLASVLFLVLAAPDVAMTEAAIGSGLTTFLFFFVLARVRGGDND
- the mbhE gene encoding hydrogen gas-evolving membrane-bound hydrogenase subunit E, with the translated sequence MTNRIAVIVLLLGLGGVFANLLMGYVPDADLNRSGAYYAQHTAAETGSANVVTAIIVTYRGLDTLGEVTVLFLTAAILGLALALESRPQAAPRPPSGELLTTGSRLLAPLIVLFGVYVFLNGHLTPGGGFQGGAILASATLLLLLTDPLKKFGHGLISRVESGSGFFYVSIGVLGMVLAGGFLDNRILPLGTFGSLLSAGAIPLIYSLIGLKVGAEFSSMLANLADTEERK
- a CDS encoding sodium:proton antiporter; protein product: MIAKIAMASGFALILIGLYGALTHRNMLRMIVSFTIASTGVNVALVAVGWMLGRTAPILDAAVPVTEALQRVIDPVPQALVLTAIVIGLGVTALMLAYAYRLHATKGGLDITDHTELKW
- a CDS encoding proton-conducting transporter membrane subunit; its protein translation is MVSAILIIAVALGAAFFLGLMPARAEGAAYRVMLAALAVMGLIAGGCVWLFATSNAAPVDIRTAGFQPPFSINLRMGLSEAALSLTVILTALLSAIALSEPLQRLGRRAMAVLLILTMALCGVIATRDIFNLFVFFELVVIATAGLVLLSADSRALTAGFKYLIVSQVISIFMLVGIIFVYHAGGSLNIDDLHSVGMMGGVAKGAALAFFLLFIAVVTELKPFPANGWALDLYESAHPAFSAIFSVASGAAALFAADKMLLLGGSGWTMAATAIGLFSFVGSNLFALAQRADRRLLGYSSIAQTGLLLAVMAQRDLLGDKFLYVIGGLLVAHGVGKAGLYWLSALVKGRELRDWAALRHSPWLILAFVTFAALLIGLPPFPGFYAKWDLMHLLAADGRYWMMFLILAGALLEAVYLMRWFGAIIKGDMGADKPEADSGAAFVVGAAIALGWGLGYLWGELSGYGNPLHTFPLLFALAFVVLERFPVALKNTLAIAGLVAWFASRTIYYDPIQMIFGAVMLIGGALTLLASYHVKGQRIGFYPGAMLMYGGLALLIEAHTSFDFFVAWELLTVGSYFLILRGKESEPHALSYILFSLGGAFAILAGFAIAGQGNAALPIAALGSVPTTLAPAIFILLALGFMTKTASIGLHIWLPGAHAEAETDVSPMVSGILLKAGLFGILILLLNMGKQQLYGVELTHVMLWIGGLSALLGNLMAIFQEDAKRLLAYSSIGQMGYALFGLALMNHLGWLMALMFVIGHFVYKAMLFLSVGGVAKMTGTRQMYRMGGLVKLMPLSFIAVLIGIIAVSGLPPLTGFAGRWIFYNAILDADTRLPMLLIFLAGPIAFLYLFRLIYTIFLGQLKDEHRRVKDPGFWIIAPQMIYVAILMAVAIFPGMALRKVNAFLKTIFPDGGLTWNPSAAGDLGTTISSQFGYWNPIAIMCIVAGIFGTVFVILVLANRRAQKVGQFNIAFAAERPYRPETTHFAWNFYAPYRKALGFLVQPIATGFWNWISDALHSSAQILRRIYTGNGQTYALHYVAYVMFVYLLTVGA